A section of the Entelurus aequoreus isolate RoL-2023_Sb linkage group LG21, RoL_Eaeq_v1.1, whole genome shotgun sequence genome encodes:
- the LOC133638470 gene encoding neurofilament medium polypeptide-like isoform X2, giving the protein MDAIGSPFRRTMDARTSSYGYSRLAGAPSSGFRSSQTWSRASPGSGVSVSYKRSANKPRTESTELSQSSLLSADPCRRSNEKEQLQGLNDRFAVYIDKVHYLEQQNKQIEDEIQALRSQQASRSQLGDHYDRELQELRDTLEQIHRDKAQIQLDADHLDDDIQQVRERLDEEARIREDAEAIIRVLKKDAGDSELLKSELEKKVQSLQDEIAFIRNNHEEEVSELLGHIQASQVTVERRDPQRADITEALREIRSELEGHSNQNLQQEESWFVCHYAKLNEAAEQNKDAIKSARDEISDYRRQLQTKTVELESVRGTRDSLERQLSDIEDRHNGDLSSLQESIHQLDNELKSTKWEMARHLREYQDLLNVKMALDIEIAAYRKLLEGEETHFSTFSHRPAVSASKMSRVRTEAPKMKVQHKFVDEIIEETRVEDEKADMEEALAEIAQELSATLEGSGGEEEEEDEEEEDEEEEAGDEEEKGEGGVAEEEIIAATDAKVSSQAPAKEEEGDEEEGGDEEEEGEEGEEEENEEDDGEASKGDDEANDEGEVEETILCSKVQEAKALPEKAKVEELEEEEEASGGEEEAEEEDEEEEKDKADDKDKKGDAKTEETIVAKVEVQKTGAVKLEAKNEENVKTKPAKPDSLKPESPKTSAPQSESPKPSSPKSVSPKAGSPKSESPKPSSPKSESPKAGSPKSESPKPTSLKSESPKAGSPKSESPKPSSPKLESPKAVSPKSESPKPSSPKLESPKAGSPKSESPKPVSPKAESPKSECPKSAPPEEDSPKISSPKAESPKSESPKPASSPKDDSPKASSPKAESPKSESPKPAFSPKDDSPKARSPKAESPKSESPKTVSPKAESPKSESPMPASPKEESKAISPKAESPQTELAKADSQKAESPKTEPTKSDVPQPDEDKKSDLTEDKTTKDVAMNGDVDKTSPEQEEKKDEGDNVITNGVDESLIKDDGSQKVVITKTVETITTGDNGSQLVTKSVTVTETVKEVEEVLQDKMVSTVKTEKHSIQSIKQVTESE; this is encoded by the exons ATGGACGCCATAGGGAGCCCCTTTAGGAGAACTATGGATGCAAGGACGAGCAGCTACGGCTACAGCCGCTTAGCCGGCGCCCCCTCCAGCGGCTTCCGCTCCTCCCAGACGTGGTCCCGGGCCAGTCCCGGCTCCGGCGTGAGCGTGTCGTACAAGAGGAGCGCGAACAAGCCCCGCACAGAGAGCACGGAGCTCAGCCAGAGTTCGCTGCTGAGCGCGGACCCCTGCAGGCGCTCCAACGAAAAGGAGCAACTCCAAGGGCTCAACGACCGCTTCGCCGTGTACATCGACAAGGTGCACTACCTGGAGCAGCAGAACAAGCAGATCGAGGATGAGATCCAGGCCCTGAGGAGCCAGCAGGCGTCCCGCTCCCAACTGGGCGACCACTACGACCGGGAGCTGCAGGAGCTGCGCGACACGCTGGAGCAGATCCACCGCGACAAGGCGCAGATTCAGCTGGACGCCGACCACCTGGACGACGACATCCAGCAGGTCAGGGAGCGCCTGGACGAGGAAGCCCGCATCCGCGAGGACGCCGAGGCCATCATCCGCGTCCTCAAGAAGGACGCCGGAGATTCGGAGTTGCTTAAGTCCGAGCTGGAGAAGAAAGTGCAGTCCTTGCAGGACGAGATCGCCTTCATCCGCAACAACCACGAAGAGGAGGTGAGCGAGCTTCTGGGTCACATCCAGGCGTCCCAGGTGACCGTGGAGCGCAGGGACCCCCAGAGGGCCGACATCACCGAGGCTCTGCGGGAGATCCGCAGCGAGCTGGAGGGACACTCCAACCAGAACCTGCAGCAGGAAGAGAGCTGGTTCGTGTGCCACTACGCCAAGCTCAACGAGGCGGCCGAGCAGAACAAGGACGCCATCAAGTCCGCCCGGGATGAGATCAGCGACTACCGGCGCCAGCTCCAGACCAAGACGGTGGAGCTGGAGTCTGTCCGCGGCACAAGAGACTCGCTGGAGAGGCAGCTGAGTGACATTGAGGACCGCCACAACGGCGACCTGTCCAGCCTGCAG GAGTCAATCCACCAGCTAGATAATGAGCTCAAGAGCACCAAATGGGAGATGGCACGTCATCTGCGTGAGTACCAGGACCTGCTCAATGTCAAGATGGCCCTGGACATCGAGATTGCTGCATACAG AAAACTCTTGGAGGGCGAGGAGACCCACTTCAGCACTTTCTCCCATCGTCCGGCTGTTTCCGCCTCCAAGATGTCAAGGGTTAGGACAGAAGCTCCCAAAATGAAAGTGCAACATAAGTTTGTAGATGAGATCATTGAGGAGACCAGGGTAGAGGATGAAAAGGCCGACATGGAGGAGGCCCTGGCTGAGATAGCACAGGAGCTCTCGGCCACACTGGAAGGCAGCGgtggagaagaagaggaagaggatgaagaagaagaagacgaagaagaagaggcAGGCGATGAAGAGGAAAAGGGGGAAGGTGGGGTGGCTGAGGAGGAAATTATAGCTGCAACCGATGCTAAAGTTAGTTCACAAGCACCCGCCAAGGAAGAAGAAGGGGATGAGGAGGAGGGTGGGGACGAGGAAGAAGAGGGTGAAGAAGGTGAGGAAGAGGAAAATGAAGAAGATGACGGTGAGGCGAGCAAAGGAGATGATGAGGCAAATGACGAGGGAGAAGTGGAGGAAACCATCCTATGTTCCAAAGTTCAGGAGGCTAAAGCCTTGCCTGAGAAGGCAAAGGTCGAGGAAttagaagaggaagaagaggccAGTGGGGGAGAAGAGGAAGCCGAAGAAGAGGATGAGGAAGAAGAAAAGGATAAAGCAGATGACAAGGACAAAAAGGGTGATGCAAAAACTGAGGAAACTATTGTAGCCAAAGTGGAAGTTCAAAAAACAGGAGCTGTAAAGCTTGAAGCCAAAAATGAAGAAAATGTCAAAACCAAACCAGCAAAACCAGACTCTCTCAAACCTGAATCCCCCAAAACTAGTGCTCCTCAGTCAGAATCCCCAAAACCGAGTTCTCCAAAGTCAGTATCTCCAAAGGCTGGTTCACCGAAATCTGAATCCCCAAAACCGAGTTCTCCAAAGTCAGAATCTCCAAAGGCTGGTTCTCCAAAGTCAGAATCCCCCAAACCTACTTCCCTGAAGTCAGAATCCCCAAAGGCTGGTTCTCCGAAGTCAGAATCTCCAAAACCTAGCTCCCCAAAGTTAGAATCTCCAAAG GCTGTTTCTCCGAAGTCAGAATCTCCAAAACCTAGCTCCCCAAAGTTAGAATCTCCAAAGGCTGGTTCCCCAAAGTCTGAATCCCCAAAACCTGTCTCCCCAAAAGCAGAATCCCCTAAATCAGAATGTCCCAAGAGTGCACCACCCGAGGAGGACTCACCAAAGATTAGCTCCCCAAAAGCAGAATCCCCTAAATCAGAATCTCCCAAGCCTGCCTCCTCCCCCAAAGATGACTCACCAAAGGCTAGTTCTCCAAAAGCAGAATCCCCTAAATCAGAATCTCCCAAGCCTGCCTTCTCCCCCAAAGACGACTCACCAAAGGCTCGTTCTCCAAAAGCAGAATCTCCTAAATCAGAATCACCAAAGACAGTATCCCCAAAAGCAGAATCCCCTAAATCAGAATCCCCCATGCCTGCCTCCCCCAAAGAAGAGTCAAAGGCCATCTCTCCAAAAGCAGAGTCCCCCCAAACAGAATTGGCAAAAGCTGACTCACAAAAGGCAGAATCTCCCAAAACAGAACCTACCAAATCTGACGTGCCACAGCCTGACGAAGACAAAAAGAGCGACTTGACGGAAGACAAGACGACAAAAGACGTGGCTATGAATGGTGATGTAGACAAGACCAGCCCAGAGCAGGAAGAGAAGAAGGACGAGGGCGACAACGTGATCACAAACGGCGTAGACGAGAGCCTAATCAAAGATGACGGCAGTCAGAAGGTGGTGATCACCAAAACCGTGGAGACCATTACAACTGGGGACAACGGCTCGCAGCTGGTGACTAAGTCGGTCACTGTAACAGAGACGGTGAAGGAGGTGGAGGAAGTGCTGCAGGACAAGATGGTCTCCACCGTCAAGACGGAGAAGCACTCCATCCAATCTATCAAGCAGGTGACGGAGAGCGAATGA
- the LOC133638470 gene encoding neurofilament medium polypeptide-like isoform X1, with protein MDAIGSPFRRTMDARTSSYGYSRLAGAPSSGFRSSQTWSRASPGSGVSVSYKRSANKPRTESTELSQSSLLSADPCRRSNEKEQLQGLNDRFAVYIDKVHYLEQQNKQIEDEIQALRSQQASRSQLGDHYDRELQELRDTLEQIHRDKAQIQLDADHLDDDIQQVRERLDEEARIREDAEAIIRVLKKDAGDSELLKSELEKKVQSLQDEIAFIRNNHEEEVSELLGHIQASQVTVERRDPQRADITEALREIRSELEGHSNQNLQQEESWFVCHYAKLNEAAEQNKDAIKSARDEISDYRRQLQTKTVELESVRGTRDSLERQLSDIEDRHNGDLSSLQESIHQLDNELKSTKWEMARHLREYQDLLNVKMALDIEIAAYRKLLEGEETHFSTFSHRPAVSASKMSRVRTEAPKMKVQHKFVDEIIEETRVEDEKADMEEALAEIAQELSATLEGSGGEEEEEDEEEEDEEEEAGDEEEKGEGGVAEEEIIAATDAKVSSQAPAKEEEGDEEEGGDEEEEGEEGEEEENEEDDGEASKGDDEANDEGEVEETILCSKVQEAKALPEKAKVEELEEEEEASGGEEEAEEEDEEEEKDKADDKDKKGDAKTEETIVAKVEVQKTGAVKLEAKNEENVKTKPAKPDSLKPESPKTSAPQSESPKPSSPKSVSPKAGSPKSESPKPSSPKSESPKAGSPKSESPKPTSLKSESPKAGSPKSESPKPSSPKLESPKAASPKSESPKQSSPKSESPKAGSPKSESPKARSPKSESPKPSSPKSESPKAGSPKSESPKPSSPKLESPKAGSPKAVSPKSESPKPSSPKLESPKAGSPKSESPKPVSPKAESPKSECPKSAPPEEDSPKISSPKAESPKSESPKPASSPKDDSPKASSPKAESPKSESPKPAFSPKDDSPKARSPKAESPKSESPKTVSPKAESPKSESPMPASPKEESKAISPKAESPQTELAKADSQKAESPKTEPTKSDVPQPDEDKKSDLTEDKTTKDVAMNGDVDKTSPEQEEKKDEGDNVITNGVDESLIKDDGSQKVVITKTVETITTGDNGSQLVTKSVTVTETVKEVEEVLQDKMVSTVKTEKHSIQSIKQVTESE; from the exons ATGGACGCCATAGGGAGCCCCTTTAGGAGAACTATGGATGCAAGGACGAGCAGCTACGGCTACAGCCGCTTAGCCGGCGCCCCCTCCAGCGGCTTCCGCTCCTCCCAGACGTGGTCCCGGGCCAGTCCCGGCTCCGGCGTGAGCGTGTCGTACAAGAGGAGCGCGAACAAGCCCCGCACAGAGAGCACGGAGCTCAGCCAGAGTTCGCTGCTGAGCGCGGACCCCTGCAGGCGCTCCAACGAAAAGGAGCAACTCCAAGGGCTCAACGACCGCTTCGCCGTGTACATCGACAAGGTGCACTACCTGGAGCAGCAGAACAAGCAGATCGAGGATGAGATCCAGGCCCTGAGGAGCCAGCAGGCGTCCCGCTCCCAACTGGGCGACCACTACGACCGGGAGCTGCAGGAGCTGCGCGACACGCTGGAGCAGATCCACCGCGACAAGGCGCAGATTCAGCTGGACGCCGACCACCTGGACGACGACATCCAGCAGGTCAGGGAGCGCCTGGACGAGGAAGCCCGCATCCGCGAGGACGCCGAGGCCATCATCCGCGTCCTCAAGAAGGACGCCGGAGATTCGGAGTTGCTTAAGTCCGAGCTGGAGAAGAAAGTGCAGTCCTTGCAGGACGAGATCGCCTTCATCCGCAACAACCACGAAGAGGAGGTGAGCGAGCTTCTGGGTCACATCCAGGCGTCCCAGGTGACCGTGGAGCGCAGGGACCCCCAGAGGGCCGACATCACCGAGGCTCTGCGGGAGATCCGCAGCGAGCTGGAGGGACACTCCAACCAGAACCTGCAGCAGGAAGAGAGCTGGTTCGTGTGCCACTACGCCAAGCTCAACGAGGCGGCCGAGCAGAACAAGGACGCCATCAAGTCCGCCCGGGATGAGATCAGCGACTACCGGCGCCAGCTCCAGACCAAGACGGTGGAGCTGGAGTCTGTCCGCGGCACAAGAGACTCGCTGGAGAGGCAGCTGAGTGACATTGAGGACCGCCACAACGGCGACCTGTCCAGCCTGCAG GAGTCAATCCACCAGCTAGATAATGAGCTCAAGAGCACCAAATGGGAGATGGCACGTCATCTGCGTGAGTACCAGGACCTGCTCAATGTCAAGATGGCCCTGGACATCGAGATTGCTGCATACAG AAAACTCTTGGAGGGCGAGGAGACCCACTTCAGCACTTTCTCCCATCGTCCGGCTGTTTCCGCCTCCAAGATGTCAAGGGTTAGGACAGAAGCTCCCAAAATGAAAGTGCAACATAAGTTTGTAGATGAGATCATTGAGGAGACCAGGGTAGAGGATGAAAAGGCCGACATGGAGGAGGCCCTGGCTGAGATAGCACAGGAGCTCTCGGCCACACTGGAAGGCAGCGgtggagaagaagaggaagaggatgaagaagaagaagacgaagaagaagaggcAGGCGATGAAGAGGAAAAGGGGGAAGGTGGGGTGGCTGAGGAGGAAATTATAGCTGCAACCGATGCTAAAGTTAGTTCACAAGCACCCGCCAAGGAAGAAGAAGGGGATGAGGAGGAGGGTGGGGACGAGGAAGAAGAGGGTGAAGAAGGTGAGGAAGAGGAAAATGAAGAAGATGACGGTGAGGCGAGCAAAGGAGATGATGAGGCAAATGACGAGGGAGAAGTGGAGGAAACCATCCTATGTTCCAAAGTTCAGGAGGCTAAAGCCTTGCCTGAGAAGGCAAAGGTCGAGGAAttagaagaggaagaagaggccAGTGGGGGAGAAGAGGAAGCCGAAGAAGAGGATGAGGAAGAAGAAAAGGATAAAGCAGATGACAAGGACAAAAAGGGTGATGCAAAAACTGAGGAAACTATTGTAGCCAAAGTGGAAGTTCAAAAAACAGGAGCTGTAAAGCTTGAAGCCAAAAATGAAGAAAATGTCAAAACCAAACCAGCAAAACCAGACTCTCTCAAACCTGAATCCCCCAAAACTAGTGCTCCTCAGTCAGAATCCCCAAAACCGAGTTCTCCAAAGTCAGTATCTCCAAAGGCTGGTTCACCGAAATCTGAATCCCCAAAACCGAGTTCTCCAAAGTCAGAATCTCCAAAGGCTGGTTCTCCAAAGTCAGAATCCCCCAAACCTACTTCCCTGAAGTCAGAATCCCCAAAGGCTGGTTCTCCGAAGTCAGAATCTCCAAAACCTAGCTCCCCAAAGTTAGAATCTCCAAAGGCTGCTTCACCGAAATCTGAATCCCCAAAACAGAGTTCTCCAAAGTCAGAATCTCCAAAGGCTGGTTCTCCTAAATCTGAATCCCCAAAGGCAAGATCTCCGAAGTCAGAATCCCCAAAACCTAGTTCCCCAAAGTCAGAATCCCCAAAGGCTGGTTCTCCGAAGTCAGAATCTCCAAAACCTAGCTCCCCAAAGTTAGAATCTCCAAAGGCTGGTTCCCCAAAGGCTGTTTCTCCGAAGTCAGAATCTCCAAAACCTAGCTCCCCAAAGTTAGAATCTCCAAAGGCTGGTTCCCCAAAGTCTGAATCCCCAAAACCTGTCTCCCCAAAAGCAGAATCCCCTAAATCAGAATGTCCCAAGAGTGCACCACCCGAGGAGGACTCACCAAAGATTAGCTCCCCAAAAGCAGAATCCCCTAAATCAGAATCTCCCAAGCCTGCCTCCTCCCCCAAAGATGACTCACCAAAGGCTAGTTCTCCAAAAGCAGAATCCCCTAAATCAGAATCTCCCAAGCCTGCCTTCTCCCCCAAAGACGACTCACCAAAGGCTCGTTCTCCAAAAGCAGAATCTCCTAAATCAGAATCACCAAAGACAGTATCCCCAAAAGCAGAATCCCCTAAATCAGAATCCCCCATGCCTGCCTCCCCCAAAGAAGAGTCAAAGGCCATCTCTCCAAAAGCAGAGTCCCCCCAAACAGAATTGGCAAAAGCTGACTCACAAAAGGCAGAATCTCCCAAAACAGAACCTACCAAATCTGACGTGCCACAGCCTGACGAAGACAAAAAGAGCGACTTGACGGAAGACAAGACGACAAAAGACGTGGCTATGAATGGTGATGTAGACAAGACCAGCCCAGAGCAGGAAGAGAAGAAGGACGAGGGCGACAACGTGATCACAAACGGCGTAGACGAGAGCCTAATCAAAGATGACGGCAGTCAGAAGGTGGTGATCACCAAAACCGTGGAGACCATTACAACTGGGGACAACGGCTCGCAGCTGGTGACTAAGTCGGTCACTGTAACAGAGACGGTGAAGGAGGTGGAGGAAGTGCTGCAGGACAAGATGGTCTCCACCGTCAAGACGGAGAAGCACTCCATCCAATCTATCAAGCAGGTGACGGAGAGCGAATGA